Proteins found in one Leptospira terpstrae serovar Hualin str. LT 11-33 = ATCC 700639 genomic segment:
- a CDS encoding OmpA family protein, with amino-acid sequence MVIQVKPKIHPSSIAKTASFFHFPYQFFKKIPDLCNVKTLPRLLLFCFVTILPLVGSTSVPPGKTTFQWKWKENQVLELNEYHDVFFRVGAKTVEREDKNRVVMKPKKCSTDSCLVNAWFDTYIRYGKTSGPFWKDKEFVSDFTLFRNGRYEVPNEFVMPNLRSFPSFPEEAVSVSDVWKLPAEESFDFSAERIRVKVVPEYTFQGIAPWSEGNYKGNCEKITYTYPIFYNKPEGEKMVPNVPYKIFGFASGTVFFNAIKGVPEFKEVKLSYTFIYPNGTVQEANFHIKGIYFLRNQVNAKDKESIREDILGDLIVGYTGDPKTLKMGEPTKGKEPTGENLGRITDTGDVPSPEKNSLPEKLPITVRTSEDGIVFSLDSILFDFNDSKLKPDAETAVAKIAEILKKYPDREIRVSGHTDNIGKKEYNQKLSEDRAKSVLHSLVDNYKMDEKHISFKGYADEAPIAPNDSEENRHKNRRVEITLVLD; translated from the coding sequence ATGGTAATTCAGGTAAAGCCAAAAATCCATCCTTCGTCAATCGCAAAAACCGCTAGTTTTTTCCATTTCCCCTATCAGTTTTTCAAAAAAATCCCCGATCTTTGCAATGTGAAGACTCTCCCCCGATTGCTACTATTTTGTTTTGTAACAATTCTTCCCTTGGTCGGTTCTACCTCAGTTCCCCCAGGAAAAACCACTTTCCAATGGAAATGGAAAGAAAACCAAGTTTTAGAACTAAACGAATACCATGATGTTTTCTTTCGGGTCGGTGCCAAAACGGTCGAAAGAGAAGACAAAAACAGAGTGGTGATGAAACCAAAAAAGTGCTCAACTGATTCTTGTTTGGTGAACGCTTGGTTTGATACGTACATTCGGTATGGAAAAACATCAGGTCCTTTTTGGAAGGACAAAGAGTTTGTATCAGATTTTACACTCTTTCGCAATGGAAGGTATGAGGTTCCAAATGAATTCGTTATGCCTAACCTACGCAGTTTTCCAAGTTTTCCTGAGGAAGCAGTTTCTGTTTCCGATGTATGGAAACTTCCAGCGGAAGAGTCCTTTGATTTTAGTGCAGAACGAATTCGTGTGAAAGTAGTTCCTGAATATACCTTCCAAGGCATTGCCCCTTGGTCAGAAGGAAATTATAAAGGAAATTGTGAAAAGATTACTTACACCTATCCTATTTTTTACAACAAACCAGAAGGGGAAAAGATGGTACCGAATGTACCTTATAAAATTTTTGGGTTTGCATCGGGCACTGTCTTCTTTAATGCAATAAAAGGGGTTCCCGAGTTCAAAGAAGTAAAACTATCCTATACCTTTATTTATCCCAATGGAACAGTTCAGGAAGCAAACTTCCATATCAAAGGAATTTATTTTCTTCGGAACCAAGTGAATGCCAAAGACAAAGAATCGATTCGTGAAGATATCCTTGGTGACTTGATTGTGGGTTATACGGGAGATCCTAAAACTTTAAAAATGGGAGAACCAACCAAAGGAAAAGAACCAACGGGAGAAAACTTAGGACGAATTACTGATACCGGGGACGTTCCTTCGCCAGAAAAAAATTCTCTTCCTGAAAAACTTCCCATCACGGTTCGGACTTCCGAAGATGGAATCGTATTTTCTTTAGATTCAATTCTTTTCGATTTTAACGACAGCAAACTAAAACCAGATGCCGAAACCGCAGTGGCAAAAATTGCAGAGATCTTAAAAAAATATCCGGATAGAGAAATTCGAGTCTCTGGACATACAGACAATATTGGAAAAAAAGAATACAACCAAAAACTCTCAGAAGACAGAGCTAAATCAGTATTACATTCATTAGTTGATAATTACAAAATGGATGAAAAACATATTTCCTTTAAAGGTTATGCAGACGAGGCTCCCATTGCCCCCAATGATAGCGAAGAAAACCGACACAAAAACCGTAGGGTGGAAATTACTTTAGTTTTGGATTAA
- a CDS encoding phosphate ABC transporter substrate-binding protein: MKNLSLLFYILITINFVACKDKQTLKVAGSETMNSMMRYLGAEYEKVNSNVRVTVEGGGSESGIDRLRKGEIDMAVSSRDLNQAEFDDLRKTGNLEKVRLAYDGVALVVNQKNTVSKLNLAQTSDIFSGKIKNWNEVGGVDAPISIVIRNDKSGTQDYFQNHILKRKDLGLNEFNQYKANAFAADAKIVKDNSEMSKFIQGNPNSIGYMGMGSALVENKDKLKALDYARTDKDPYVSPSVRNVYDRKYRLARELFMIYKTDQGDKIDAFVTYLTSEQGQVAVLQSGYLRASLPEVEVSAEPVK; the protein is encoded by the coding sequence ATGAAAAACCTTTCCCTGCTTTTTTACATTTTGATTACAATTAACTTTGTCGCTTGTAAGGACAAACAAACCCTGAAAGTGGCGGGTTCTGAAACCATGAACAGTATGATGCGATACTTAGGGGCCGAATACGAAAAGGTAAATTCTAATGTTCGTGTAACAGTCGAAGGTGGAGGTTCTGAATCAGGAATTGACAGGTTAAGAAAAGGCGAAATTGATATGGCAGTTTCTTCTCGTGACTTAAACCAGGCAGAATTTGATGACCTTCGAAAAACTGGTAACTTAGAAAAAGTAAGACTCGCCTATGATGGTGTGGCTCTCGTAGTAAATCAAAAGAACACTGTTTCAAAACTCAACTTGGCCCAAACTTCAGATATCTTTTCTGGTAAAATTAAAAACTGGAACGAAGTTGGGGGAGTGGATGCTCCTATCTCCATTGTCATTCGCAATGATAAATCAGGAACTCAAGACTACTTTCAAAACCACATCCTCAAAAGAAAGGATTTGGGTCTAAATGAGTTTAACCAATACAAGGCAAATGCATTTGCTGCAGACGCTAAAATTGTTAAAGACAATTCAGAGATGTCAAAATTCATCCAGGGAAATCCGAATAGCATCGGTTATATGGGAATGGGTTCTGCCCTTGTGGAAAACAAAGATAAACTAAAAGCGCTAGATTATGCTAGAACCGATAAAGATCCTTATGTATCTCCATCAGTTAGAAATGTTTATGATAGAAAGTATAGATTAGCTCGGGAACTCTTTATGATCTACAAAACAGACCAAGGTGATAAAATCGATGCTTTTGTAACTTATTTAACCAGCGAACAGGGGCAGGTGGCTGTGCTACAATCGGGTTATTTAAGAGCATCTCTTCCTGAAGTGGAAGTGTCTGCAGAGCCTGTGAAGTAG
- a CDS encoding NHL repeat-containing protein: MKLNFSNLTIILLFLLLFFINCKPEFLNNQCDIKSDSFYPTLIFQSVTTAVSQHCGYNLVNIPPFGYKFPSYRLYLNFPVSIIPRNPMNSSYSIQGNLPQGLTFDGATGEIRGIPTTISPASQVTITKSSPGFGITSILIQVVDTSPTTVYGQYGFYTCSNTYNNGSCTPGSATNQNFSFPYGVIADSSGGVYISGVNRIQYYPPNTTASTKVYGQFGVFTCDIANVVSAGSCAGTAVTANSLNGVRGLALDSNDGLYAVDTANHRVLHYPKDSFVPTVAYGQTGFSSALTGAPTATSMNTPLATAYAADGGIYVSESANHRILYFPPGSTTASRVYGQTNFVSNSTGIAADKMSSPYGISLDSEGGMYVADSGNSRVLYFPAGSTSATRVYGQPDFGTNGGGPGATGLSGATWVALDQSDNLFVADTGNNRVVMYPRTTQTAGIAAIAVFGQFNDLNCSVTNNGGTCNAGVLGPKSLSTPTGIFFNQLGQLYIADRGNNRVLMY; encoded by the coding sequence ATGAAACTAAACTTTAGTAACCTAACTATAATTCTTCTCTTCCTACTTTTGTTTTTTATCAATTGCAAACCTGAATTTCTAAACAACCAATGCGACATTAAATCCGATTCTTTTTATCCCACGTTAATTTTTCAATCGGTAACGACAGCTGTATCTCAACACTGCGGATACAATCTAGTGAACATTCCGCCCTTTGGTTATAAATTCCCAAGTTACCGATTGTATTTGAATTTTCCGGTTTCCATCATTCCTCGTAACCCAATGAACTCTAGTTATTCGATCCAAGGTAATCTTCCGCAAGGATTGACATTTGATGGAGCTACTGGAGAAATCCGAGGAATTCCAACAACGATCTCACCTGCAAGCCAAGTCACGATTACAAAAAGTAGCCCAGGTTTTGGAATCACTTCTATTTTAATTCAAGTGGTTGACACAAGTCCCACTACTGTTTATGGACAGTATGGGTTTTATACCTGTTCGAATACTTACAATAATGGATCTTGCACTCCAGGATCTGCTACTAACCAAAACTTTAGTTTTCCTTATGGAGTCATTGCCGATTCTTCGGGAGGAGTTTATATTTCGGGAGTCAATCGAATCCAATACTATCCACCTAATACCACAGCTTCGACGAAGGTATATGGTCAATTTGGAGTTTTTACATGCGATATTGCCAATGTGGTATCCGCAGGGTCCTGCGCAGGAACTGCGGTAACAGCAAATTCCTTAAATGGTGTTCGTGGATTGGCATTAGATTCCAATGATGGACTTTATGCAGTAGATACGGCGAACCATCGTGTCTTACATTATCCAAAGGATAGTTTTGTTCCTACTGTTGCATATGGTCAAACTGGATTTTCTAGTGCTTTGACTGGAGCTCCGACTGCAACTTCAATGAATACTCCGCTTGCAACTGCTTACGCAGCTGACGGCGGAATTTATGTTTCAGAATCCGCCAACCACCGAATTCTATACTTTCCACCAGGTTCTACAACAGCCAGTCGTGTCTACGGGCAAACTAACTTTGTTTCCAATTCCACCGGAATCGCAGCAGATAAAATGAGTAGTCCTTATGGAATCAGTCTGGATTCAGAAGGTGGGATGTATGTTGCTGATTCTGGAAATAGTCGTGTACTCTATTTTCCTGCAGGATCTACTTCTGCTACGAGGGTTTATGGCCAACCTGATTTTGGCACTAATGGAGGTGGACCCGGTGCCACTGGTCTGTCTGGAGCAACTTGGGTAGCTCTTGACCAAAGTGATAACTTATTTGTAGCTGATACAGGTAACAACCGTGTGGTGATGTATCCAAGAACCACTCAAACAGCGGGGATTGCCGCCATTGCAGTTTTTGGTCAGTTTAATGATTTGAATTGTTCCGTGACTAACAATGGCGGAACCTGTAATGCCGGAGTTCTTGGACCAAAAAGTCTATCTACACCAACGGGAATTTTTTTCAACCAACTCGGCCAACTATACATTGCTGACCGAGGAAATAACCGAGTGTTAATGTATTAA
- a CDS encoding NHL repeat-containing protein, protein MASLSNPCDSKSKDFFPQLIVSASIESGFCQFQVINTGDLYRFTEFTFYKSIPISVLPKLGSKSDVMIRPNLPEGLYIDPNTGALLGMPTSAVERQNYTVFRKGVALGQISIQVRDLAATMVYGQLGNLNCGLPYLTASDCSSGGPVTADNLSGPNAVITDNAGGVYISSGSRILYYPSGQTTATRVYGQHGLFTCDIANANTNQSCNPLGALAATTLNNPRGIVLDAANNLFVADTNVNRRLLVYANQNTVPFRAIGVPDFVTPGGGVASESNFYSPIGLNLDSKGGIYVSDSGNSRVLYFPKDSNIATEVYGQPDFVSNGATTSASGLNSNQGVVSDSEGGIYIADTSNNRVVYYPKGSNVATKVYGQPNFTSNTAATTSNGLNNPVAVALDQSENLFVADLNGHRVLIYPKTNITSGMTATAVVGQFGNLNCGADNNNGSCGIGTPTAQNLYRPTYTHFDKQGRLYITDYSNNRVLVY, encoded by the coding sequence ATGGCATCTTTATCCAATCCTTGCGACAGTAAGTCAAAAGACTTCTTCCCCCAACTAATTGTTTCAGCAAGTATCGAAAGTGGTTTTTGCCAATTCCAAGTTATCAATACTGGTGATTTATACCGTTTCACTGAATTTACTTTTTATAAATCTATTCCCATTTCCGTATTACCAAAATTAGGTTCTAAATCGGATGTGATGATTCGCCCAAACCTTCCTGAAGGATTGTATATTGATCCGAATACAGGAGCCCTTTTAGGAATGCCGACATCTGCTGTTGAACGTCAAAATTATACAGTTTTTCGAAAGGGTGTGGCACTCGGCCAAATATCGATTCAAGTTCGTGATTTGGCAGCCACTATGGTATATGGACAACTTGGAAATCTGAACTGTGGCCTTCCCTATTTAACTGCAAGCGATTGTTCCTCTGGAGGACCTGTCACGGCCGACAATTTGTCTGGACCCAATGCAGTCATCACTGACAATGCAGGTGGAGTTTACATCTCCAGTGGGAGTCGAATTTTGTATTATCCATCAGGCCAAACAACTGCTACGCGAGTGTATGGACAACATGGTTTGTTTACTTGCGACATTGCCAACGCTAATACAAATCAATCTTGTAATCCACTTGGAGCTCTTGCAGCAACCACTTTGAATAATCCTCGAGGAATTGTACTTGATGCTGCAAACAATCTTTTTGTCGCAGATACAAATGTGAATCGTAGATTGTTAGTTTATGCAAATCAAAACACAGTTCCCTTTCGTGCCATCGGAGTTCCTGACTTTGTCACACCTGGTGGTGGTGTTGCTTCGGAATCAAATTTCTATTCTCCAATTGGTTTGAATTTAGATAGTAAAGGAGGTATCTATGTTTCTGATTCCGGGAATAGTCGTGTGCTTTATTTTCCAAAAGATTCAAACATAGCTACGGAAGTATATGGACAACCAGATTTTGTAAGTAATGGTGCTACTACCTCGGCCAGTGGACTCAATTCAAACCAGGGAGTGGTTTCCGATTCCGAAGGTGGAATTTATATAGCGGATACTTCAAACAATCGAGTGGTGTATTATCCCAAAGGTTCTAACGTAGCTACAAAAGTTTATGGCCAACCAAACTTTACTTCGAATACAGCTGCCACTACAAGTAACGGCCTAAACAATCCTGTTGCAGTGGCATTAGACCAAAGTGAAAATCTATTTGTGGCAGACCTCAATGGGCACCGTGTCCTTATTTATCCCAAAACAAATATAACTTCAGGAATGACAGCCACTGCAGTTGTTGGCCAATTCGGAAATCTAAATTGTGGTGCAGACAACAATAACGGCTCGTGTGGGATTGGAACACCCACAGCTCAAAATTTATATAGACCGACCTATACTCATTTTGACAAACAAGGTCGGTTGTACATTACCGATTATAGTAATAATCGGGTTTTAGTTTATTAA
- a CDS encoding adenylate/guanylate cyclase domain-containing protein: MKDSILKQKFETLRSFPILKPEVIQIAEGFIKKSDDWKLLRVNPLKFAEEYLLDENHSVDFFVHATKVGLFDFAYNLICPMCGGIVRSHHKLDEIQGNEFHCVSCNIVVPTLLDDQVEVAFQIHPSLQTNSLEPFKDVENYFRFFFSENFNKSPELKSWIQSTIRGYSQLLPDESYEIELIAKTGDLQGDLIQFVSIDRNTMSLFSVDPTLPPSNQVYTIDFMENGMMPLELKIPSGKHKFFIHNRTRFRVGINVLTPNPLEIERIVGNHPTIRSAFLTAKMLLNNQSFRDLFRIQKLSPDLNLNVKSLTIMFTDLKGSTEMYDTAGDIFAYRLVQEHFRILTEIVRKYKGAIVKTMGDAIMATFSTPTEGLLASLEMMDRIDSMNLDWKKEGYQIGLKVGLNEGSALAVVNDERLDYFGQSVNIAARVQGLAKSGEVWLSETVWNATGSEDLVKNHGYFFRKQHATLKGVGRPVPVFQLSRKKIKDISKWRKMFS; this comes from the coding sequence GTGAAAGATTCCATACTCAAACAAAAATTTGAAACCCTTCGATCATTTCCAATTTTAAAACCAGAAGTAATTCAAATTGCGGAAGGTTTCATAAAAAAATCAGATGATTGGAAACTACTTCGTGTTAATCCACTAAAATTTGCAGAGGAATATTTGTTAGATGAAAATCACTCTGTAGATTTTTTTGTCCATGCGACAAAGGTTGGATTATTCGATTTTGCTTATAATCTGATTTGTCCCATGTGCGGCGGAATTGTTCGAAGCCACCATAAATTAGATGAAATACAAGGAAACGAATTTCATTGTGTATCTTGTAATATTGTAGTGCCAACCTTACTGGATGACCAAGTCGAAGTTGCCTTTCAAATTCATCCTTCTTTGCAAACTAATTCTTTGGAACCTTTTAAAGACGTAGAAAATTACTTTCGATTCTTTTTTTCTGAAAATTTCAATAAATCACCGGAACTTAAATCTTGGATCCAATCCACCATTCGAGGATATTCCCAACTCCTGCCGGATGAATCTTATGAAATCGAACTCATTGCAAAAACCGGTGATTTACAAGGCGATCTCATTCAATTTGTTAGTATCGATCGTAATACAATGAGTCTTTTTTCTGTAGATCCTACACTACCTCCATCAAACCAAGTATATACGATTGATTTTATGGAAAATGGGATGATGCCTTTAGAATTAAAAATTCCCAGCGGAAAACATAAATTTTTTATACACAATCGAACACGGTTTCGAGTGGGAATTAATGTCCTTACTCCCAATCCATTAGAAATTGAACGAATTGTTGGCAATCATCCAACCATTCGAAGTGCTTTTTTGACTGCAAAGATGTTACTTAATAACCAATCCTTTCGTGATTTATTTCGAATTCAAAAATTATCTCCTGATTTAAATCTGAATGTAAAATCACTAACCATTATGTTTACCGACTTAAAAGGTTCTACGGAAATGTATGACACGGCAGGAGATATATTTGCTTATCGTTTGGTACAAGAACACTTTCGTATCCTAACAGAGATTGTGCGAAAATACAAAGGAGCCATAGTGAAAACAATGGGTGACGCCATCATGGCTACCTTTTCGACTCCCACTGAGGGTTTACTTGCTTCCTTAGAAATGATGGATCGCATTGATTCCATGAATCTGGATTGGAAAAAAGAAGGTTACCAAATTGGATTAAAAGTTGGGTTGAATGAAGGTTCTGCATTGGCCGTTGTGAATGATGAAAGGCTGGATTATTTTGGACAATCAGTGAACATTGCAGCGCGTGTCCAAGGACTTGCAAAATCAGGCGAAGTATGGCTCAGTGAAACAGTTTGGAATGCCACAGGTTCCGAAGACCTAGTGAAAAACCATGGTTATTTTTTTCGTAAACAACATGCGACTCTAAAAGGAGTAGGAAGACCAGTTCCAGTTTTTCAACTAAGTAGAAAAAAAATTAAAGATATTTCTAAGTGGAGAAAAATGTTCTCCTGA
- the hpt gene encoding hypoxanthine phosphoribosyltransferase translates to MKPLYSEERIHHRVEELAREISRDFLSKDLVVIGILNGGFIFTADLCRSIAIPHEVDFMAASSYGDGTTSGNLKITKELKKSVKNKSVLLVEDIVDTGKTLEYLLEEVGKQNPKDLRVAALFWKQNKANPHIPVHYPGFIIEDEFLVGYGLDYKGQYRNLPYVAKLEGTE, encoded by the coding sequence ATGAAACCTTTATATTCAGAAGAACGAATCCACCACCGTGTAGAAGAACTGGCAAGGGAGATCTCTCGAGATTTCCTTAGCAAAGACTTAGTTGTGATTGGGATCCTCAATGGTGGGTTTATCTTCACTGCAGATCTTTGTCGTAGCATTGCCATCCCACACGAGGTGGACTTTATGGCTGCCTCTTCTTATGGAGACGGAACCACTTCTGGAAATTTAAAAATCACGAAAGAACTTAAAAAATCTGTGAAAAACAAATCGGTTCTCCTTGTGGAAGACATTGTTGATACAGGAAAAACGTTAGAATACCTTTTAGAGGAAGTGGGAAAACAAAATCCCAAAGATTTAAGAGTGGCTGCACTATTTTGGAAACAAAACAAAGCAAATCCACATATACCTGTTCATTATCCAGGTTTCATTATCGAAGATGAATTTTTAGTAGGTTATGGTTTAGATTACAAAGGACAGTATCGTAACTTGCCTTATGTGGCAAAATTGGAAGGTACGGAGTGA
- a CDS encoding SixA phosphatase family protein, translating to MKQIYLLRHAKSEWDEPYDTDLERSLSRRGKEQSKALRDYLKESRFEFDQCYVSPAERTLKTYATLRKEILRFPKPELRESIYDSDKEDLLFLLQGLSPSVRSVCLVGHNPGLEDLASSLLFGETEFSRFQKFPTASFLGLSFSEDSWKNLSWGSCQLAVFWIPGQIGKE from the coding sequence ATGAAACAAATTTATCTACTTCGCCATGCCAAATCAGAATGGGATGAACCTTATGACACTGATTTGGAACGGTCTCTTTCTCGTCGAGGGAAGGAACAATCCAAAGCACTACGCGATTATCTAAAAGAAAGCCGTTTTGAATTTGACCAATGTTATGTTTCGCCTGCCGAACGAACTTTAAAAACCTATGCCACTCTTCGTAAAGAGATCTTACGGTTCCCAAAACCTGAATTAAGAGAATCAATTTACGACTCGGATAAAGAAGATCTCCTCTTTTTATTGCAGGGACTCTCGCCAAGTGTTCGTTCTGTCTGCCTAGTCGGCCACAATCCTGGGTTAGAAGATTTGGCAAGTTCCCTCCTCTTTGGAGAAACGGAGTTTTCCCGCTTTCAGAAATTTCCCACGGCCTCATTTCTCGGCTTGAGTTTTTCGGAAGATTCGTGGAAAAATCTTAGCTGGGGAAGTTGCCAACTGGCAGTATTCTGGATCCCTGGGCAAATAGGAAAAGAATGA
- a CDS encoding response regulator transcription factor: MESVKIAILEDHSVVTEGIISILKSNPFFSLAGEFRTAADLFHFLESSPIDLLVLDIDLPDRNGIDVLREIKEKHQPTKVIIFSLHGSRVYVEDALKAKADGYMLKSDPISKLPEVIELVMKGGSFVSDGVSKVQLPFSAFQMEILNLLVQGLSQNEVADRIQKSRKTVEYHLNQMRTKFSCKNNNELISKYEKEIQK, from the coding sequence GTGGAATCCGTTAAAATTGCCATCTTAGAAGACCATTCCGTTGTCACTGAAGGAATCATATCTATCCTGAAATCCAATCCTTTCTTTTCTCTTGCCGGAGAATTTCGAACTGCAGCCGATTTGTTTCATTTTTTAGAATCTAGTCCCATCGATCTTTTGGTTTTGGACATCGACTTGCCGGATAGAAATGGCATCGATGTATTGCGTGAGATTAAAGAAAAACACCAACCCACAAAAGTCATTATCTTTTCCTTACATGGAAGTCGAGTGTATGTGGAAGATGCTCTCAAAGCTAAGGCCGATGGGTACATGTTAAAATCAGATCCTATTTCCAAACTTCCCGAAGTCATCGAACTTGTGATGAAAGGTGGGTCTTTTGTCTCGGACGGAGTGAGTAAAGTACAACTTCCTTTTTCTGCTTTCCAAATGGAAATTCTGAATTTACTCGTGCAAGGGTTGTCTCAAAACGAAGTGGCGGATCGAATTCAAAAATCAAGAAAAACAGTGGAATACCACCTCAACCAAATGAGGACTAAATTTTCTTGTAAGAACAACAACGAACTCATTTCCAAGTACGAAAAAGAAATACAAAAATAG